The Thermus islandicus DSM 21543 genome window below encodes:
- a CDS encoding excalibur calcium-binding domain-containing protein, with the protein MPPDPHRLDRDGDGVGCEGR; encoded by the coding sequence CTGCCTCCGGATCCGCACCGCTTAGACCGGGACGGGGACGGGGTGGGGTGTGAGGGAAGGTGA
- a CDS encoding CAP domain-containing protein: MAKTKVLLSLATLLLVACGKLNLPGLTPPPFTGALGVPSPLQTAAPGGQVQVPVQAAFNDPQVASATLTLRLADPCAKGTSNCPGWDASRYPGVAHPTGSYTLTPGNPSATLTFQVDAGALPQGPFKYELVLSGRDGSGKAVEAVVPFYLKVLSPGERSGMEAWNFWRDYMGLPQVKEDPEWSFWAWLHSRYRAMNYPNELPHDEDLSQPFSSPEGASAGQKGNEYATFRQNNGQPAWSPEETSISWWISAPFHRLNMIDPRAVNGGFGVYKDVGSVPGYGDGWGRTWVNLPNLYGGTLTTSPQLFPAPDKPVALNRFGGRENPNPTAPCTSPSMPQVRPFLTQEGLSWDDGTGWVRSPIGLPLSLQTFPSSPVDTQVLEARLTRLSDGAVNPLCAYGSLQYWEERDHWRQVAVNILRGRGAVFALPHEPLTPGAAYEAYLKVKLGSEVREFTWRFRVASESELRPLRLTPAYELQEIR; this comes from the coding sequence ATGGCGAAGACCAAGGTTCTCCTCTCCTTGGCCACGCTTCTGCTCGTAGCCTGCGGCAAGCTGAACCTGCCCGGCCTCACGCCTCCCCCCTTCACGGGAGCCCTGGGCGTTCCCTCCCCCCTCCAGACCGCAGCCCCCGGGGGCCAGGTCCAGGTGCCGGTGCAGGCGGCCTTCAACGATCCCCAGGTGGCCTCCGCCACCCTCACCCTCCGCCTCGCCGACCCCTGCGCCAAGGGGACCTCCAACTGCCCGGGCTGGGATGCGAGCCGCTACCCCGGGGTGGCCCACCCCACGGGGAGCTACACCCTGACCCCAGGGAACCCAAGCGCCACCCTCACCTTCCAGGTGGACGCGGGGGCGCTCCCCCAGGGCCCCTTCAAGTACGAGCTCGTCCTCTCGGGGCGGGACGGCTCGGGGAAGGCGGTGGAGGCGGTGGTACCCTTCTACCTCAAGGTTCTCTCCCCCGGGGAGCGCTCGGGAATGGAGGCCTGGAACTTCTGGCGGGACTACATGGGCCTCCCCCAGGTGAAGGAGGACCCCGAGTGGAGCTTCTGGGCCTGGCTTCACAGCCGGTACAGGGCGATGAACTACCCCAACGAGCTACCCCACGATGAGGACCTCTCCCAGCCCTTCTCGAGCCCAGAGGGGGCGAGCGCGGGGCAGAAGGGGAATGAATACGCTACCTTTCGGCAGAACAACGGTCAGCCCGCCTGGTCCCCTGAGGAAACTTCCATCTCTTGGTGGATCAGTGCCCCCTTCCACCGCCTGAACATGATCGACCCCCGCGCGGTAAACGGCGGCTTCGGGGTCTACAAGGACGTGGGGTCCGTTCCGGGCTATGGGGACGGGTGGGGGCGCACCTGGGTTAACCTTCCCAACCTCTATGGGGGGACCCTTACGACCTCCCCCCAGCTCTTCCCCGCCCCCGACAAGCCCGTGGCCCTTAACCGCTTCGGTGGCCGGGAAAACCCCAACCCCACCGCCCCCTGCACCTCCCCCTCCATGCCCCAGGTCCGCCCCTTCCTGACCCAGGAGGGGTTGAGCTGGGACGATGGAACGGGCTGGGTGCGCTCCCCTATCGGTCTCCCCCTCTCCCTCCAGACCTTCCCCTCCTCCCCCGTGGACACCCAGGTCCTGGAGGCCAGGCTCACCCGCCTTTCCGACGGGGCGGTGAACCCCCTCTGCGCCTACGGTAGCCTGCAGTACTGGGAGGAACGGGACCACTGGCGGCAGGTGGCGGTTAACATCCTTCGCGGCCGAGGCGCCGTCTTCGCCCTTCCCCACGAACCTCTCACCCCTGGGGCGGCCTACGAGGCCTACCTCAAGGTGAAGCTGGGGAGCGAGGTGAGGGAGTTCACCTGGCGCTTCCGCGTGGCCTCGGAGAGCGAGCTCAGGCCCCTCCGCCTCACCCCCGCCTACGAGCTCCAGGAGATCCGCTAG
- a CDS encoding DUF4143 domain-containing protein → MRRIFTPGAPCRGADALRPAGLEARSAPGLGRTPPSPRPPRHHPQGVLPLREVLYRVRTLLPWQANLGKRLVRSPKVLPTDLGLALHAAGLDGARLEGDPTLLGEVPGGLRGHGGGEAGGLRRGADSGASRSCLRIRTA, encoded by the coding sequence ATGCGGAGGATTTTCACCCCTGGAGCGCCTTGCCGGGGTGCCGATGCCTTACGCCCTGCTGGCCTCGAGGCCCGCTCGGCTCCTGGACTGGGCCGTACGCCCCCGTCCCCTCGGCCTCCCCGCCACCACCCCCAAGGGGTACTTCCCCTGCGGGAGGTCCTCTACCGGGTGCGGACCCTGCTCCCCTGGCAGGCCAACCTGGGCAAGCGCCTGGTCAGAAGCCCTAAGGTCCTGCCCACGGACCTGGGCCTCGCCCTCCACGCCGCGGGGCTTGACGGGGCCCGCCTCGAGGGGGACCCCACCCTCCTTGGGGAAGTACCTGGAGGCCTTCGTGGCCATGGAGGTGGTGAAGCAGGAGGGCTACGCCGAGGTGCCGATTCCGGGGCTTCAAGGTCCTGCCTCCGGATCCGCACCGCTTAG